TGTGTGCCAACGCATGGGAGCTGCCGCCCAGCAAGTCGTAGCAGCCAATCGTGGCGCGTTGCAGCGCACCCTTCAAGCCTTGGAGCAAGTGCTGCCGTAACCTTCGAGCAATAGTTGCCAGTCGCTTTCCTGCCAATGCAGCGTAGGGTTGAGGTGCAATTCTTTACGGAATGAACGCTGCAAACGCTGCATATTGGCTACTTGCCATGCCCCGCCAGCAGGACGTTGCTTACCTTTATCAAAATCGATCACCCACGCTTTCCCCGCTTTATCCAAGAGCAGGTTATGGCTGTTCAAATCCGCGTGGTCAATATTGGCGCGATGCAAGTGTTGCAGCGTTTGCCCCAGCGTGTGCCATTCGTCACGGCTGAGGGGGCGGGTGCGTAACAGACTGACGACATCGTGTGCGTCGGGGATGCGTTGCAGCAGCAAATCCGCGCGGTAAAACCAGCCGTACCGTTGGATACGGGCTGCCCACGGCGTAGGCACAGGCAAACCTTGCGCCTGCATGGTTTGCAACAAACGGAACTCATCTGCTGCTCGGCTGCGCTGCCATCCCGTAAACCAATAACGGTCATGCAGGAGTTTTCCCAGCCAGCCGCCACGATAATAATGCCGTAATACACCCTGTTGTTGCCCCAGTTGCACAAACCAGGTAATGCCGCGCCCGTGTGATTGC
The window above is part of the Thiothrix winogradskyi genome. Proteins encoded here:
- a CDS encoding 3-deoxy-D-manno-octulosonic acid kinase translates to MDIITIRNTTYLLNPNYAAHFQAEHFEPAWWQAQNAVVGQSHGRGITWFVQLGQQQGVLRHYYRGGWLGKLLHDRYWFTGWQRSRAADEFRLLQTMQAQGLPVPTPWAARIQRYGWFYRADLLLQRIPDAHDVVSLLRTRPLSRDEWHTLGQTLQHLHRANIDHADLNSHNLLLDKAGKAWVIDFDKGKQRPAGGAWQVANMQRLQRSFRKELHLNPTLHWQESDWQLLLEGYGSTCSKA